One stretch of Arachis duranensis cultivar V14167 chromosome 1, aradu.V14167.gnm2.J7QH, whole genome shotgun sequence DNA includes these proteins:
- the LOC107469787 gene encoding early nodulin-93, which produces MAKGNNVAPHSPLERSTLASLDHKLAMAKRCSHEGVMAGAKAAIAAGVATAIPTLASVRMLPWAKANLNHTAQALIISTVAGAAYFIVADKTVLATARKNSFKQPTNP; this is translated from the exons ATGGCAAAAGGAAACAATGTTGCTCCTCACTCTCCTCTTGAGAGGTCTACCTTGGCTTCTCTTGATCACAAGTTGGCCATGGCCAAGCGCTGTTCTCATG AGGGTGTGATGGCAGGAGCTAAGGCAGCTATTGCTGCTGGAGTTGCCACTGCAATTCCAACT CTGGCTAGTGTAAGGATGCTGCCATGGGCAAAAGCCAACCTCAACCACACTGCTCAAGCTCTCATAATCTCAACAGTTGCTGGAGCAGCATATTTCATAGTAGCTGACAAAACCGTTTTGGCAACTGCAAGAAAGAACTCCTTCAAGCAACCCACCAACCCATGA
- the LOC107469778 gene encoding pentatricopeptide repeat-containing protein At1g08070, chloroplastic, protein MLLAPPVAASATTTANNASLFSAPSSYCSESIHTLKQVHGHVIKTGLHNTLFALSKLIHFCALSPSADLSYALSLFRSAPQQPNPFIFNTLIRAHSLTPSPLHSLNTFSEMIASGVQPNSHTFPSIFKSCAKSKAPREGKQLHSQVIKLGLQSDPHVHTSVIAMYAKVGELGDARKVFDKSPLRDAVSFTALVTGYVSEGRVDDARTLFDEIPRKDVVSWNAMIAGYVQSDRFEEALDCFDVMKEAGVEPDQSTMVTLLCACGHLRKLELGEWIGSWVRDHRLSSNLQLTSSLIDMYAKCGEIDKARDLFDGVEERDVIIWNTMIGGYSHLCFYEDALALFDLMLRSNVKPTDVTFLAVLPACACLGALDLGKWIHAYVDRNLKSIDNASALWTSLIDMYAKCGSIEVAEQVFRSISCRSLASWNAMISGLAMHGHADRALRLVSEMTDEGYQPDDITFVGVLSACTQAGLVDLGQQYFNSMTQDYKISPKLQHYGCMIDLLARSGKFEEAKSLMRSMDMEPDGAIWGSLLNACKVHGDVEFGEYVAEQLFQLEPENTGAYVLLSNIYAGAGRWDDVARIRTMLNDKGMKKVPGCTSIEVDGVVHEFLVGDKFHPQSKEIHTMLDEVDKLLGEAGFVPDTSEVLYDMDEEWKEGALSHHSEKLAISFGLISTKPGTTIRIVKNLRVCRNCHLATKLISKIFNREIIARDRNRFHHFKDGFCSCNDCW, encoded by the coding sequence ATGCTTTTGGCGCCACCGGTTGCAGCGTCAGCCACCACCACTGCCAACAATGCTTCTCTCTTCAGTGCCCCCTCTTCCTACTGCTCCGAAAGCATCCACACCCTGAAGCAAGTCCACGGCCACGTCATCAAAACTGGTCTCCACAACACTCTCTTCGCCCTCAGCAAACTCATCCACTTCTGCGCCCTCTCCCCCTCCGCCGACCTCTCCTACGCTCTCTCCCTCTTCCGCTCCGCCCCCCAACAACCCAACCCCTTCATCTTCAACACCCTTATTCGCGCTCATTCCCTTACCCCTTCCCCTCTCCATTCCCTCAACACCTTCTCCGAAATGATCGCTTCTGGTGTTCAACCCAATTCCCACACTTTCCCTTCCATTTTCAAGTCTTGCGCCAAATCCAAGGCTCCCCGTGAAGGGAAACAGCTCCACTCGCAAGTCATCAAGCTTGGCCTTCAATCTGATCCCCATGTGCACACCTCGGTTATTGCTATGTACGCTAAAGTCGGTGAATTGGGTGATGCAAGGAAGGTGTTTGATAAAAGTCCTCTAAGAGATGCTGTTTCTTTTACGGCTTTGGTTACTGGGTATGTCTCGGAGGGTCGTGTGGATGATGCTAGAACTCTCTTTGATGAAATCCCCAGGAAGGATGTGGTGTCGTGGAATGCCATGATTGCGGGGTATGTGCAGAGTGATCGATTTGAAGAAGCACTGGATTGCTTTGACGTGATGAAGGAGGCAGGTGTTGAGCCTGATCAGAGCACAATGGTGACTTTGCTTTGTGCTTGTGGTCATTTGAGGAAGCTCGAGTTGGGGGAGTGGATTGGTTCTTGGGTTAGAGATCATAGGCTTAGTTCAAATCTTCAGCTTACTAGTTCACTAATTGATATGTATGCCAAGTGTGGCGAGATTGATAAGGCTCGTGATTTGTTTGATGGGGTCGAGGAAAGGGATGTGATTATATGGAATACCATGATTGGTGGTTATTCTCACCTATGCTTCTATGAGGATGCCTTGGCACTCTTTGACCTCATGCTTCGATCAAATGTGAAGCCTACCGATGTTACCTTCTTGGCTGTTCTTCCAGCTTGTGCTTGCCTTGGTGCTCTGGACCTTGGCAAGTGGATTCATGCCTATGTTGATAGGAATTTGAAGAGCATAGACAATGCTTCTGCTCTTTGGACAAGTCTCATAGACATGTATGCAAAATGTGGGTCCATTGAGGTAGCGGAACAAGTATTTAGAAGCATAAGTTGTAGAAGCTTGGCTTCTTGGAATGCCATGATATCGGGATTGGCAATGCACGGGCACGCAGATCGGGCCCTCAGGCTTGTCTCCGAGATGACTGATGAAGGGTACCAGCCGGACGACATCACATTTGTTGGGGTGTTATCTGCTTGTACTCAAGCTGGTTTGGTAGATCTTGGGCAGCAGTATTTCAATTCAATGACACAAGATTACAAAATTTCACCAAAGTTGCAACACTATGGTTGCATGATAGACCTCCTAGCTAGATCTGGGAAGTTTGAAGAAGCAAAGAGCCTAATGAGAAGCATGGACATGGAGCCGGATGGAGCTATATGGGGTTCTTTGCTTAATGCTTGTAAGGTTCATGGTGATGTCGAGTTTGGTGAATATGTCGCAGAACAGCTCTTTCAATTAGAGCCAGAAAATACTGGCGCATACGTGCTTTTGTCAAATATATATGCAGGAGCAGGAAGGTGGGATGATGTAGCAAGGATAAGAACCATGTTAAATGACAAAGGGATGAAGAAAGTTCCCGGATGTACCTCTATAGAGGTTGATGGTGTTGTTCATGAGTTCCTTGTAGGCGATAAATTCCATCCTCAGAGTAAAGAGATACATACAATGTTGGATGAGGTAGATAAGCTTTTGGGGGAGGCTGGTTTTGTGCCTGATACCTCAGAGGTGCTCTATGATATGGATGAGGAGTGGAAGGAAGGAGCTTTGAGTCATCACAGTGAAAAATTGGCTATTTCTTTTGGTTTGATTAGCACAAAACCAGGGACTACAATTAGGATTGTGAAGAATCTTCGTGTTTGTAGGAACTGCCATTTGGCGACCAAGCTTATATCCAAGATTTTCAATAGGGAAATAATAGCAAGAGATAGAAACCGATTCCACCATTTTAAAGATGGGTTTTGCTCATGTAATGATTGCTGGTGA